AAAATCCCTCTGAAACCTCTTGTTGGTTATATAAGTGACAGATGGTGAAGATTGTGCAAAGACCTCCATGTTTACTCTTTCATCAGCGCCTAACTCACCCACCGGTTGTGTTACCGGGCGTATTGCAACTTTTGGCTGGAAAAAGCTTGTAGGCTTGATACCAAAAAAATCGGCAACTATCCAAACGATTACGATAATAATCAGGACTCTGGCCAGCTTTACCATTTTTGGATTTGTAAAAGTGTCGTTTTGCATTAATTTAGTGGAATTTCAGTGTCGATAACACTTCGACTCCATTCAGTGTGACATCGTTCATAACTCTATCATCTGGTGTCATCCTGAGCGGAGTCGAAGGACAGCCTCTTTCGTGAAAGCTGACTAACTTGTAATAATATAGTTACAGGGCCAAGATATTACAATGATTTTTTTTTATGAAAGTAATACTGTTTACTCGATAAAGTCATAAACAGCAACCTTGCGAACGAGTGGTTTGAGTGTTTTTTCGACTGTTTTTTGTGTATCGGATGATTAAGGTATTCAAACAGTTTCTGCTTGTTTTCAAAAGAGAGATAGATTGCAACGTCAAAACAAGGTATCATAATGCATATGGATACAATGCATTGGTGTACGGCGTATAAAGGGCACGTGGCAATATGCTCCTACGCAGAACATACTTCTTTCCTCACGGTAATGCTTTCGATATATTCCTCTTTTGGTTCATAACCGGTTCCGGGTGCCCGTGGTATCTTGATAAATCCATCTTTGTTGACGGTGACGGGTGGTTCGATGATGTCCTCTCTATAGTATCTCTCGCTTGCCGATACATCACCGGGCAGAATGAAACCGGGGAGTGTTGACATCGCTATATTATGGGAACGTCCAATGCCAGCCTCTAACATCCCTCCGCACCAGACCGGAATATTGTGTTTATAGCAGTAGTCGTGTATCTTAATGGCCTCACTGAAGCCGCCCACACGCCCCAGCTTTATGTTGATAATCCTGCCACTTTTTAATTCAATTGCCTTGCGAGTTTTATCGAGTGAGGTAATCGGTTCATCCAGGCAAATGTCAGTATTAATCTGTCTTTGTAAATATGAATGATCAATAATATCATCATGGCTTAACGGCTGCTCTATCATGAGAAGATTAAATTCGTCAAGGCGTTTCAAAAGATTCAGGTCAGCGAGTGAATATGCGGCATTAGCGTCTGCAGTGAGTGTGATATCGGGAAAAGTTGTACGGACAAGTTTAAGGATATCATAATCCCATCCCGGTTTTATCTTAATCTTTATTCTCTGGTAACCGGCTTCGATTTCAGCCCTGATTTTATCTAAGAGTTGCTGAGGGGTGTCATGTATTCCTATAGATACTCCACAGGGGATATCTTTGCGTGTTCCACCCAGCAATTCATACAGGGCTATTTTGTTGGCTCTTGCAGTCATGTCCCAACAGGCATTTTCTACTGCAGCGCGTGCCATCTGATGCCCTCGGATTTGTTTGAAATAATGTCCAACTTCTGATGGTGTTTTCCACTCTTTTCCAATTGCGATTGGCGCTAAGATATCTTTGATAATAATCCAGGCAGTATTTACAGTCTCATGAGAGAAAAAAGGTTTTTCTCCGGTTGTACATTCACCATAACCAACGGCACCATTACAATATACTTTTGTCAAGAGTATACGGCGTTTTTCAGTCCTTCCAAAGCTGGTTTCAAAATAGTGAACAAGGGGTAGATTTATTTCCCGTATTTCAAGCTGTTCAATTCTAATATTTTGCTCCTTAAAAAAAATTAATGAATAGGCCGTGCTTATTAAGTAATACGGGCGGAGAAGAAAGCTCAAAAACCAGTCTGACTCTTCCACGGTGGAGGGGAGAGACAGGATAGAAATATCCAATGAGGAACCAAGTATATCAATCCCGGTTGAAATAATGAAGGATTTTGTGTTCGGAACGAAATTATTATAGCTTGAATAACCTGTAAATTTCTATGCGCTATAATCTTTGTGATTTTAATGTGTTTCTTTGTTTTCGGTATTCGCAGGCTTACAACTTGGCTTTACCTGCCTGATGTAAGAACGAAACAAATTTTTTTCTGGAAATATTTTCTTCAAATAGTAAAGTGTGTTCTTGCCTGATATTCATTAAAATAATTTATTCTGATGTTGATAAAAAATATTTTGGCTGTCTTATTTATCCTGGTAATCGGTTTACAAGCAGGCTGTTGTTACCATAGTTCAAATCTTCCTATGTTACTCAAAACCTGGTTTTGTAAAGAATGCAACGTGAAAAGTCTGGATGATAATCCTGAGCAGGCAAAGCTCCATGTGATGGTTATGTATAGTGGAACGTCTTGTGAGCACAATGCTTTGCAAGTGTATAGCCGGACAAATGGTCCTGTTTTCTGGGATCCGGCAGGTAGTTTTGCTTCCCACCGCCGTTATACTGGTCGGATGGGAAGGCGTGTTACGGTGCTCCGGTAAAAGATGGTCCTGTGCGTGAAAATGATGTATTTGTAGAGAAAGTTCTCGGAATCAACCAATATTTGGATTGGCGGAAACGTATTAACACGCAAGCTGTTGAAATTTTTGAATTTAACGTTTCTGATGAGCAGGCCGAAGAAATCTGGACTATTCTTCGATATGGTACTAAACGTCCACATCCTAAAGGCCGTTTCAGCACGAATTCAATGGGAGGACTGTGTGGTTTCTCGGTTGCGAAAAATTCTTCACCGATTTGTTGATGATATTGTCACAGTGGATACGGTTTGGGACCCTCACAACCTGGCAAAAAAACTTTATCAAGAAAATCCGGATAGTGTAGTTGTTTATAAAGATGGGCATTTGTATCATTATTTCCCTTCAGTAAATTATATTAGAGAACACTGAAAGAGTAAAAAATATTAGATTTTTCATATAATTTGAAGATATGGTTGTAGATTAATTGACATTGAGACTGGAAATCTTAAAAGGAAATTGTTATGTTCATAAGTATTAATTTTTTATAAATGATAGTGGAGAAACCCACCATTCGTTTCTACGGTATACCAGACAGTAAAGACTCTAGGTTGGTAAATGCATTACATTAGGACTAATAGGTGTAATTATATGAAAATACTGAATTCCTTTATTCTATTTTTTGTGTCAGTTATTATCTGTGCAAATGTCCATGCTGGCACAAGTACTCCTAAGCGCTACCCAAAGTCATTTTCCGGAATTATTAATTACGAAATATCCGGTTCTACCATAACAGGAACTGAGGTTGTTTATTATGACGATTGGGGAAGACGTGAGGCAATATATACAAAAACAACTATGGATCTGGCTGGAGTAACAGTGGATCGATATACATTAACTATTCTCGAAGAAAATGGACAGTGGATAAATACTATTGATCTTAATGCGAGAACGGGAATGAGGATGAGGAACCCAAGGTATAAAGATTATGTTGGAAAATCCAGTAGAGAATTGGAAAAGATTACGAAAAATAATTTAATAGATGCTGGTGCTCATAAGGCTGAATTTGAATGGATTGCGGGTAAAACCTGTGTTGTCTGGGAAAAAAAATATACCAGTGTTAAAACCTGTACATGGAATGGAATAATCCTGAAAAAAATAACCGGGACCGGGTTTTCCAGGATAACCAAAGTTGCAACTGAAATAAAAGAACATGTTACTATTCCTGAGGAAAAATTTACCATTCCTCCAGACATTGAAATGAAAACGGTGAATATATCTACATTGCATGGCAACTGAATAGTGACACCTGTTTCATTTGTATTCAAGACATCTTTTTTTCACAAATATTTCGTTTATAAGAGTAAAGTTACTATTGTAACCTGTGTGGAAGAAAGCGTAATATATCGACTTTAATGATTTTCATCGATTAGATTCTTCGCTACATTCAGAATGACATAATAATCTTAACTTTGAAATTTCTCATATGATAATATATTAACTTATTAACAGTGTATTACCGATTTGGTTACGATACGGTCTTTGAGAACTTAACAGTAGGGAAATGTTTTCTTTAGACAGCACACACTATGTTTTTGTTGAATAAACTTATGGAAATTTATTTCAATGCCAAAAAAATTATAATGGTATTGCTTTTTCTAGCTGTCGGTATTAATACCGGCTGTTGTTTTCATCGTTCATATCCTCCAATGCTGCCTGTGAGTTGGAAAGCCAACGAATGTGACCCAAAAAGCCTGGAGGACAATCCTGAACAGGCAAAACTTCATGTAATGGTTATGTATCATACGACGTCTTGTAAGCATACTGCATTACGCTTATATTCTCCGTCAAAAGGTCCACTTTTCTGGGATCCGGCTGGAGCTTTTGCCACTCAAATCCGTTATTTAGGTCCGGCGGCACGTCATAATAGGGATTACGCAACTAAACGCTATATGGATGCGAAACGCAGGGATGATGTGATGAGCGAAAAAGTCCCAAGTCTTAATCAATATCTGGACTGGCGAAAAACTATTAACACACATGCTGTTGAAATTTTTGAGTTCAATATTACAGGTAGTGAGGCGGAAGAATTTTATGCTATTCTTCGCTTTGGCACCAAGCGTTCACATCCAAAAGGCCGGTTTAGTACAAAAGCAATTGGATTGACATGCGGGTTATCTGTTGCGAGATTTCTGCATCGCTTTGCTGAGGATGTTGTTGAGGTGGATACCGTCTTTTTCCCTCATAACCTGGCAAAGCAACTGTATAATAAAGATCCGGATAGAGTTATTATCTATAGGGATGGGCAGTTGTTTTATTATATACCTGCATATAACTTGTTGAGTAATCATCTCATCAATTGCTGCCGCAGGAGCTTACGGTATGGGTGATTAATCATAGACGGTGGACAGTTATTCAGGAATATATGGAATATAAAGAGTCTCACCCTTATAACTTTCTAGTTTGTAACGCTCTCCACCATTTCCTTTAATATAATAATCCGGCATTAATGGAATTTTTCCAACTTTTGTGGAAACAGCATACATCGGCTGTGCTAATCCGGTTGTATGGCCACGGATTCCGTCTCTAATTAATTCTGCTCCTTTCTCCACAGGTGCCCTGAAATGGTCAACACCGGGTGCAAGCTGACAGTGGAACATATAATATGGTCTTATTCGGACAGACAGAAGTTTCTGGTGAAGTTTCTGGAAGGTTTCGACATCGTCATTTATACCCTTAAGTACTACACCTTGATTCCCAACGTTAATGCCCGTGTGAAGCAGATCCCAGATCACTTTTCTTATTTTGTCAGTAATCTCTTTTGGATGGCAAATATGTACATTTATCCAGATTGGTATATCATGCTCCTGACCTAATATGTCGAGAAGACTTTCCGTTATTCGATGTGGGCAGGTAATTGGCATCTTTGTGTGGATACGTATCATTTCAAGATGTGGAATACTTCTAAGACTTTCGATTAAGTACCTTATGTTCTCATCTGACAACATAAATGGATCACCTCCGGTCAGTAACACATCCCGAATCTCTTCGTGTTTACGAATCCATTCTAATCCTTCATCAACATCGAATCGTAAGCGCAGGTCCTTGTCAATTACGGCTTCTCTTCTAAAACAGTACCTGCAATAGCTTGGGCATACATCGGTGATAGTAAACGCGACACGGT
This portion of the Candidatus Scalindua japonica genome encodes:
- the menC gene encoding o-succinylbenzoate synthase, whose amino-acid sequence is MSFLLRPYYLISTAYSLIFFKEQNIRIEQLEIREINLPLVHYFETSFGRTEKRRILLTKVYCNGAVGYGECTTGEKPFFSHETVNTAWIIIKDILAPIAIGKEWKTPSEVGHYFKQIRGHQMARAAVENACWDMTARANKIALYELLGGTRKDIPCGVSIGIHDTPQQLLDKIRAEIEAGYQRIKIKIKPGWDYDILKLVRTTFPDITLTADANAAYSLADLNLLKRLDEFNLLMIEQPLSHDDIIDHSYLQRQINTDICLDEPITSLDKTRKAIELKSGRIINIKLGRVGGFSEAIKIHDYCYKHNIPVWCGGMLEAGIGRSHNIAMSTLPGFILPGDVSASERYYREDIIEPPVTVNKDGFIKIPRAPGTGYEPKEEYIESITVRKEVCSA
- a CDS encoding KamA family radical SAM protein codes for the protein MYKFRKEPWQEDGQWQEQIRDQVDTIEKLRQYINITPDEEDAINTLKMRWGTTPYYASLMDRDDPCCPVRKMIIPSMKETENTYGIPNYLVIKENREKTDRFGEDEKRPDSVARQYIDRVAFTITDVCPSYCRYCFRREAVIDKDLRLRFDVDEGLEWIRKHEEIRDVLLTGGDPFMLSDENIRYLIESLRSIPHLEMIRIHTKMPITCPHRITESLLDILGQEHDIPIWINVHICHPKEITDKIRKVIWDLLHTGINVGNQGVVLKGINDDVETFQKLHQKLLSVRIRPYYMFHCQLAPGVDHFRAPVEKGAELIRDGIRGHTTGLAQPMYAVSTKVGKIPLMPDYYIKGNGGERYKLESYKGETLYIPYIPE